The following proteins are encoded in a genomic region of Alnus glutinosa chromosome 8, dhAlnGlut1.1, whole genome shotgun sequence:
- the LOC133875220 gene encoding transcription factor MYB41-like has protein sequence MGKSPSSDKDGLKKGPWTSEEDQKLIDYIQKHGHGRWRILPKNAGLKRCGKSCRLRWTNYLRPDIKRGRFSYEEEETIIQLHGVLGNKWSAIAAHLPGRTDNEIKNYWNTHIRKRLLRMGIDPVTHTPRLDLLELYSILNSSLHNSSQLNLPSLLGIGPIANPNLLSLATALLSSQCKSPNTTSQYLQQNQLDSILIDPNQFQSTQPIQPNTSYFSQEIQPCAALNSLSTAFQSETQLTEAKMEQLSPDFTNFSCQTSVPNLWQNNGHNPAGLAMRDIPLPKFDPTIIDHLQFENQILKSNNNERVPNFSFGSLISTTSSTPTPLNSSSTITYANCSIEDERDSYCSNILMYDMPHSLSARGLHM, from the exons ATGGGAAAATCTCCTTCTAGTGACAAAGATGGATTAAAGAAAGGTCCATGGACTTCAGAGGAAGATCAGAAACTGATTGACTATATTCAAAAGCATGGACATGGTAGATGGCGAATCCTTCCTAAGAATGCAG GTTTGAAAAGGTGTGGAAAGAGTTGCCGGCTTCGATGGACAAACTATTTGAGACCTGACATCAAGAGAGGGAGGTTTTcgtatgaagaagaagagaccaTAATACAATTACACGGTGTTTTGGGAAATAA GTGGTCCGCTATTGCTGCTCACTTGCCAGGAAGAACAGATAATGAGATCAAGAACTATTGGAACACCCACATCCGAAAGAGGCTATTGAGGATGGGAATTGATCCAGTGACTCACACCCCACGCCttgatcttctcgaactctactcGATTCTGAACTCATCTCTCCACAACTCATCTCAACTTAATCTCCCCAGTTTGCTAGGAATCGGACCTATTGCCAATCCAAATCTCCTAAGTCTAGCCACAGCTCTCTTGTCATCGCAGTGCAAAAGCCCAAACACAACTTCTCAATATCTTCAGCAAAACCAACTTGACAGCATCCTAATTGACCCAAACCAGTTCCAGTCCACCCAACCAATTCAGCCAAACACAAGTTATTTCTCACAAGAAATTCAACCTTGTGCAGCattaaactctctaagcactgcCTTTCAAAGTGAAACCCAGCTGACAGAAGCCAAAATGGAGCAGCTCTCTCCAGATTTTACCAATTTTAGCTGCCAAACTTCTGTACCAAATTTATGGCAAAATAACGGACACAATCCTGCAGGTTTAGCTATGAGAGATATTCCTTTGCCAAAATTCGACCCCACTATTATTGATCACCTTCaatttgaaaaccaaattttgAAGTCAAACAACAATGAGCGCGTACCAAATTTCAGTTTTGGCTCTCTTATATCGACAACTTCATCAACTCCCACTCCCCTAAATTCATCTTCTACTATCACCTATGCAAACTGTAGCATTGAAGATGAGAGGGATAGTTACTGCAGCAATATTTTGATGTATGATATGCCACATAGCTTGAGTGCCCGTGGATTGCATATGTAA